A DNA window from Arachis duranensis cultivar V14167 chromosome 3, aradu.V14167.gnm2.J7QH, whole genome shotgun sequence contains the following coding sequences:
- the LOC110278705 gene encoding uncharacterized protein LOC110278705: MLSNFLTIQVILTDIPRYKKDQYRVTLYDPYYVARQMDFCQALATPFPSKTPPLCKINFNRKKGIDKCLDHNDYYSRSDRSLENIFKGLVKSFPDSLEMLTSKTSKRKTEPSKHQKDKKILKVSKVSQTNKVVDELMAEFADLGNSGLSPDKQQYDEKNIHRRVYDALNILMTMDIISKDKREIQWKGFLRTRMNDIEELKICRQPQVLLFLSK, translated from the exons ATGTTATCTAACTTTCTCACTATTCAAGTGATACTGACAGATATTCCTCGATACAAAAAAGACCAATACCGAGTCACTCTTTATGATCCCTATTATGTTGCAAGACAAATGGATTTCTGTCAAGCTCTTGCAACACCATTTCCTAGCAAAACCCCTCCTCTCTGCAAAATAAACTTCAACAGGAAGAAAGGAATTGACAAGTGTCTCGATCATAATGA CTATTATTCTCGCTCTGATCGATCACTAGAGAACATCTTCAAGGGACTCGTCAAGTCTTTTCCAGATTCCCTTGAAATGCTGACTTCAAAAACTTCAAAAAGAAAAACTGAGCCATCGAAGCaccaaaaagacaaaaagaTACTAAAAGTCTCAAAGGTTTCCCAAACCAACAAG GTAGTAGATGAACTTATGGCTGAATTTGCTGATCTAGGCAATAGTGGTTTGTCTCCTGATAAG CAACAATATGATGAGAAAAATATCCATAGAAGGGTCTATGATGCTCTAAACATTCTTATGACAATGGATATTATTTCGAAGGATAAAAGGGAAATACAATGGAAGGGTTTTCTTCGTACTAGAATGAACGATATTGAAGAACTAAAGATTTGTAGACAACCTCAAGTTTTGCTATTTTTATCAAAGTAG